A window from Pyrococcus yayanosii CH1 encodes these proteins:
- a CDS encoding RsmB/NOP family class I SAM-dependent RNA methyltransferase has product MYLEAFPEELQRYYRGLFGAEADEIMRALREPVEHYYIRVNTLKISREKLMEELKREGLSPKRSPYLPEGLYFEREGPNFPDDYDPELPTVVVNKYAAESVYQGAMLYAPGVLKADKGIKEGDEVQIRDPRGLLVGIGIARMDYREMVMATRGLAVEVTLPKFKLPSLSELESFEKGYFYPQSLPSMITARILEPSEEDLIIDMAAAPGGKTSHIAQLLQNRGEIIAIDKSENRLKKMKDNLKRLGVKNVRLIHMDARNLPELGEKADKILLDAPCTALGVRPKLWETRTPKDIEATARYQRAFIWAAIKSLRKGGVLVYSTCTLSYEENEGNVKFMLKKGLKLEEQSIFIGAPGIGLDKVQRFYPNRHRTQGFFIAKLRKVRE; this is encoded by the coding sequence ATGTACCTCGAGGCCTTCCCGGAGGAGTTACAGCGATACTATCGTGGGCTTTTCGGAGCCGAAGCAGACGAGATCATGAGAGCTCTAAGAGAACCTGTCGAACACTACTACATCCGGGTGAACACCCTCAAGATTAGCAGGGAAAAGCTCATGGAGGAGCTAAAGAGGGAAGGGCTAAGCCCAAAGAGGAGCCCCTACCTGCCAGAGGGCCTATACTTCGAGAGGGAGGGTCCCAACTTCCCCGATGACTATGATCCGGAGCTCCCGACGGTGGTAGTGAATAAATACGCGGCGGAGAGCGTCTATCAGGGAGCCATGCTCTACGCTCCTGGCGTTTTAAAGGCAGATAAAGGAATAAAAGAAGGAGACGAGGTTCAGATAAGGGATCCGAGAGGCCTTCTCGTTGGTATTGGAATAGCGAGGATGGATTACAGGGAGATGGTTATGGCGACGAGGGGCCTCGCGGTGGAGGTAACCCTTCCAAAGTTCAAGCTTCCAAGCCTCAGCGAGCTGGAGAGCTTCGAGAAAGGGTATTTTTACCCCCAAAGCCTCCCCTCCATGATAACTGCGAGGATCCTTGAGCCGAGCGAGGAGGACTTAATCATTGACATGGCGGCCGCTCCCGGTGGTAAGACGAGCCACATAGCCCAGCTACTCCAGAACAGGGGCGAGATAATAGCGATAGACAAATCGGAGAACAGGCTGAAGAAGATGAAGGATAACCTGAAGAGGCTCGGCGTGAAGAATGTTAGACTAATCCACATGGATGCCAGGAACCTTCCGGAGCTTGGGGAGAAGGCCGATAAAATACTCCTCGACGCGCCGTGCACAGCCTTGGGCGTTAGGCCAAAGCTCTGGGAGACGCGGACCCCAAAGGATATAGAGGCCACCGCCCGCTACCAGCGAGCCTTCATCTGGGCGGCCATAAAGAGCCTCAGGAAGGGCGGTGTTCTAGTTTACTCTACATGCACCCTCAGCTATGAGGAGAACGAGGGCAACGTAAAGTTCATGCTCAAGAAAGGCCTAAAGCTCGAGGAGCAGTCGATATTCATAGGGGCCCCAGGGATAGGCCTCGATAAGGTCCAGCGCTTCTATCCCAACAGGCACAGGACGCAGGGCTTCTTCATAGCCAAGCTCAGGAAGGTGAGGGAATGA
- a CDS encoding flippase-like domain-containing protein encodes MKRKVTLILGLAILLGLLWWAGIGETMDILKGAQPSYFLLAAGMQAIALLAWAVRWRTFLRRAGVHVDFLRVLEGVMIGIFVNNLTPGARTGGEPAKAYFISKRSNGSYPQVFATVMADRVLDVIPVVVFMFLAFNYALKLRIGLLLTVLIVSIVLIIIALSLTLAFSVHEGAAVRLLMFIARLVKRISPAKLSEADDVIEGKLRRAISEFKRTLRELGKDKGGLIISLLWSFTLWSASVLRTYFVFLSIGYEVPLAYVLLVQMAAMAIAMMSVIPGGLGVNEAVLSALFLALGIEKSIAVSATILDRLISFWIPTLIGGVLTLRQGAPH; translated from the coding sequence ATGAAGAGGAAAGTGACCCTAATCCTTGGCCTGGCAATTCTCCTGGGCCTCCTCTGGTGGGCGGGAATAGGGGAGACCATGGATATCCTCAAAGGTGCCCAGCCCTCCTACTTCCTTCTGGCCGCAGGAATGCAGGCGATAGCTCTTCTGGCTTGGGCCGTGAGATGGAGGACGTTCTTAAGGAGAGCCGGCGTTCACGTTGACTTCCTAAGGGTTCTAGAGGGCGTCATGATAGGCATCTTCGTGAATAATCTGACGCCAGGTGCAAGGACGGGAGGAGAACCCGCGAAGGCATACTTCATCTCGAAGAGGTCGAACGGGAGCTACCCCCAAGTCTTCGCGACCGTGATGGCCGACAGGGTCCTCGACGTTATACCTGTCGTCGTCTTCATGTTTTTAGCCTTTAACTACGCTCTCAAGCTAAGAATCGGGCTCCTTCTTACGGTGCTGATAGTGTCAATAGTCCTCATAATCATTGCCCTCAGCCTGACACTTGCCTTTTCCGTCCATGAGGGGGCCGCCGTCAGGCTCCTAATGTTCATCGCAAGGCTCGTGAAGAGAATATCTCCGGCGAAGCTTTCCGAGGCTGATGACGTGATAGAGGGGAAGCTTAGGAGGGCCATCTCGGAGTTCAAGAGAACCCTTCGGGAGCTAGGGAAGGATAAAGGAGGACTCATTATCAGCCTCCTCTGGTCTTTCACGCTTTGGAGTGCCTCCGTCCTAAGGACATACTTCGTGTTCCTCAGCATAGGGTATGAGGTTCCTCTCGCCTACGTCCTCCTCGTTCAGATGGCCGCCATGGCGATAGCCATGATGAGCGTGATACCGGGCGGGCTTGGAGTTAACGAGGCAGTCCTCTCGGCACTATTTTTAGCCTTGGGAATTGAGAAGAGCATTGCCGTCTCTGCCACAATTCTCGACAGGCTGATCTCCTTCTGGATACCGACGCTGATAGGAGGAGTCCTAACGCTCAGGCAGGGAGCCCCCCATTGA
- a CDS encoding DUF835 domain-containing protein → MYRLVLFLAFLSMAVFTFFRYRRAPGEFKKLFLAGLAMFVIGAIVRAIDIAVLFISVPHYTTIHIVGHVVFTVGIVLTFVKFLLRMEGFFYPVGPEREFSKAAYLGKTPQDALRLFNDSTKILAITRSPDLYEGLDGVKIVWVTGAGEKGIPPTALHVLGDLAIRFATENENAAVIVDCVEYLILYNGFNAVFKFLVNLKDNLLLRGAKLVIVVNPETLGKRELALLRKEFEDINGGLPA, encoded by the coding sequence GTGTATAGGCTGGTTCTCTTTTTGGCTTTCCTTTCGATGGCCGTTTTCACGTTTTTCAGATATAGAAGAGCACCGGGTGAGTTCAAGAAGCTTTTCCTAGCCGGCTTGGCGATGTTCGTGATTGGGGCCATCGTTCGGGCAATCGATATAGCGGTTCTTTTTATTTCGGTTCCCCATTACACCACAATCCACATTGTGGGCCATGTAGTCTTCACGGTGGGTATAGTTTTGACGTTCGTTAAGTTCCTGCTCAGGATGGAGGGATTCTTCTATCCCGTGGGACCAGAGCGAGAGTTTTCTAAGGCAGCCTATCTCGGGAAAACACCTCAGGATGCTTTAAGGCTCTTCAATGATTCCACCAAAATCCTCGCAATAACACGCTCTCCTGACCTCTACGAGGGTCTTGATGGCGTCAAAATCGTGTGGGTAACGGGGGCTGGAGAGAAGGGCATTCCTCCCACGGCCCTTCACGTCCTCGGCGACCTCGCGATTAGGTTTGCCACGGAGAACGAGAACGCCGCCGTTATTGTTGACTGCGTAGAGTATCTTATCCTCTACAACGGCTTCAATGCCGTCTTCAAGTTCCTCGTTAATCTCAAGGACAACCTTCTTCTCCGCGGGGCGAAGCTCGTGATAGTGGTGAATCCCGAGACGCTAGGCAAGAGGGAGCTGGCACTTCTTAGGAAGGAGTTTGAGGATATCAATGGGGGGCTCCCTGCCTGA
- a CDS encoding bifunctional N(6)-L-threonylcarbamoyladenine synthase/serine/threonine protein kinase, with the protein MIALGIEGTAHTLGLGIVTEEKVLANVFDTLTTERGGIHPKEAAEHHARLMKSLLRKALEEAGVTMEDIDVIAFSQGPGLGPALRVVATAARALAIRYNKPIVGVNHCIAHVEITKMFGVKDPVGLYVSGGNTQVLALEGGRYRVFGETLDIGIGNALDVFARELGLGFPGGPKIEKLARKGERYIELPYAVKGMDLSFSGLLTEAIRKFKSGKYRVEDLAYSFQETAFAALVEVTERAVAHTEKEEVVLVGGVAANNRLREMLQIMAEDRGVDFFVPPYDLCRDNGAMIAYTGLRMFKAGVMFRLEDTVVKQKFRTDEVEVVW; encoded by the coding sequence ATGATAGCGCTCGGAATAGAGGGCACTGCCCATACTTTGGGCCTTGGTATAGTGACTGAAGAAAAGGTTCTTGCAAACGTATTCGATACATTAACAACTGAAAGGGGTGGCATTCATCCGAAGGAGGCCGCCGAGCATCACGCGAGGCTAATGAAATCTCTTCTGAGGAAAGCTCTCGAAGAAGCTGGCGTCACGATGGAAGACATCGATGTGATAGCCTTCTCCCAGGGACCAGGCCTAGGGCCCGCCCTGCGGGTGGTGGCAACTGCCGCAAGGGCCTTGGCCATAAGATATAACAAGCCGATAGTCGGCGTGAACCATTGCATAGCTCACGTCGAGATAACGAAGATGTTCGGCGTTAAGGATCCGGTTGGCCTATACGTAAGCGGTGGGAACACTCAAGTTCTTGCCCTGGAGGGAGGTCGCTACCGCGTTTTTGGCGAGACGCTCGACATAGGCATCGGCAACGCTCTTGACGTCTTCGCAAGAGAGCTTGGCCTGGGATTTCCGGGAGGGCCGAAGATAGAGAAGCTGGCCCGGAAAGGCGAGCGCTACATAGAGCTTCCCTACGCCGTCAAGGGCATGGATTTGAGCTTCTCCGGTCTGCTGACTGAGGCCATAAGGAAGTTCAAGAGCGGGAAGTATAGGGTTGAGGATCTGGCATACTCCTTCCAGGAGACGGCCTTCGCCGCTCTCGTCGAGGTCACGGAGAGGGCAGTGGCCCACACGGAGAAGGAGGAGGTAGTTCTTGTTGGCGGCGTTGCCGCAAACAACCGCCTAAGAGAGATGCTCCAGATAATGGCCGAGGATCGCGGCGTGGACTTCTTCGTCCCACCCTACGACCTCTGCAGGGACAACGGGGCTATGATAGCTTACACGGGGCTTAGGATGTTTAAGGCTGGAGTTATGTTCAGGCTGGAGGACACGGTCGTCAAGCAGAAGTTCAGGACGGACGAGGTCGAGGTTGTATGGTGA
- a CDS encoding protein translocase subunit SecF: MIKGKLRKLVKMELKKMILYPLIVFALALLVLAANYAITGSIVKEGIELKGGSVITLQGVNANPDELANTLKDKTGIDVKVERFTGITGETGIRVYIPAGADVDAVRAVLKELFPTVEPQTVVIGPTFGQMVKEQGIKAITYAFIAMAVVVFLFFRVPVPSLTVVFSALSDMVIAIALMDIFGIELSQATIAALLMLIGYSVDSNILLTTRLLKRKEDTIEDAYYSSLKTGFTMSTTTLGALISLWLFSTAQVIDDIASVLIFGLLADFMNTWILNAGVLRWYIAKKGGRK; encoded by the coding sequence ATGATAAAAGGGAAACTGAGGAAGCTCGTTAAAATGGAACTGAAGAAGATGATTCTCTACCCTCTCATCGTCTTCGCTCTTGCCCTTCTTGTGTTGGCCGCGAACTACGCGATCACCGGAAGCATAGTGAAAGAGGGCATCGAGCTGAAAGGAGGTTCCGTCATAACACTCCAGGGAGTGAACGCAAACCCCGATGAGCTTGCCAATACCCTCAAAGATAAGACGGGCATTGACGTGAAAGTTGAGAGATTCACGGGGATAACGGGTGAAACGGGAATAAGGGTTTACATCCCAGCAGGCGCTGACGTCGATGCCGTGAGGGCAGTTCTAAAGGAGCTCTTTCCTACCGTCGAGCCGCAGACCGTGGTTATAGGACCAACCTTCGGTCAGATGGTTAAGGAACAGGGAATAAAGGCCATAACCTACGCCTTCATCGCAATGGCGGTCGTTGTGTTCCTCTTCTTCCGCGTGCCCGTGCCTTCCCTGACAGTCGTCTTCTCGGCCCTCTCTGACATGGTTATCGCAATAGCTCTCATGGACATATTCGGCATAGAGCTCAGCCAGGCAACGATAGCTGCCCTCCTCATGCTCATAGGCTACTCCGTTGATAGCAACATCCTCCTCACGACCCGTCTATTAAAGAGGAAGGAAGACACCATAGAGGATGCCTACTACTCCTCCCTGAAAACCGGGTTCACGATGAGCACAACCACGCTTGGCGCGCTCATATCTCTCTGGCTCTTCTCTACCGCACAGGTTATAGACGACATAGCCTCCGTCCTTATATTCGGCCTGCTCGCCGACTTTATGAACACGTGGATACTGAACGCCGGCGTTTTGAGGTGGTATATTGCCAAGAAGGGGGGTAGAAAATGA
- a CDS encoding preprotein translocase subunit SecD has product MKWKRFFLNPRILLLIIVLIGSIASLAARGLTFGLDISGGISITVRLEQPVDPDTMEQVRIALEQRLNALGVKDITIEPWGNQFVLVKVANVTEEEANQLLETIERQGVFYAEFEGVVFATGKDILSVGSVNYDPREGAWVVPFRLSREAAEKFAELAKGKAGYPVDMFLDPPVNSTIVVSKDIYNVMTSDTFTMAGDMTLPERIKKAFNIDIVVYENQSAENIAELAKGKRKVILMGVDRELYNQLKELGVNVELRTPSSNQDTADFIRSVLRLYGPYRVSAGLATGQPSTEVMISIGGSQTDVKARNDAQIVAVVLRSGSLPVKLSIERIDYVSPRLGEGFKRQVLVAGVAALLVVGLIVYLHYRRLRIALPVMFTSFSEVLIILGVAALIRWNLDLPSIAGIIAAIGTGVDQQIVITDELLGGEERKRIVKRSGVLKRMGRAFFIILASATTTIVAMSFLFKFFVGGLRGFAFTTILGVLIGILITRPAYGEMAKVLIGERR; this is encoded by the coding sequence ATGAAATGGAAGCGCTTCTTTCTGAATCCCAGGATCCTGCTCCTCATAATCGTGCTTATAGGTTCCATAGCTTCCCTCGCCGCGAGAGGGCTGACCTTCGGCCTTGATATAAGCGGCGGTATATCGATCACCGTCAGGCTTGAGCAACCTGTTGACCCCGACACCATGGAGCAGGTAAGGATAGCCCTCGAGCAGAGACTGAATGCCCTCGGTGTTAAGGACATAACTATAGAACCGTGGGGGAATCAGTTCGTCCTAGTGAAGGTCGCCAACGTGACGGAAGAGGAAGCTAACCAGCTTCTCGAGACGATAGAAAGGCAGGGTGTCTTCTATGCGGAGTTCGAGGGGGTCGTGTTCGCGACCGGTAAGGACATCCTTAGCGTGGGAAGTGTAAACTACGATCCCCGAGAAGGGGCGTGGGTCGTCCCCTTCCGACTTTCCCGTGAGGCTGCCGAGAAGTTCGCCGAGCTTGCCAAGGGGAAGGCCGGGTACCCGGTGGATATGTTCCTCGATCCGCCAGTAAACTCCACCATCGTGGTCTCCAAGGACATTTACAACGTCATGACCTCGGATACTTTCACGATGGCCGGAGACATGACGCTCCCGGAGAGAATAAAGAAGGCCTTCAACATAGACATCGTTGTTTACGAGAACCAGAGCGCCGAAAATATAGCGGAGCTCGCTAAGGGTAAGAGAAAGGTCATCTTGATGGGCGTAGATAGAGAGCTATACAACCAGCTCAAGGAGCTTGGCGTCAATGTAGAGCTCAGAACTCCCTCCTCCAACCAAGACACCGCCGATTTCATAAGGAGCGTTCTCAGGCTCTACGGCCCCTATAGGGTATCGGCCGGCCTCGCGACTGGACAACCAAGCACCGAGGTCATGATATCAATAGGAGGGAGCCAGACGGACGTTAAAGCCAGGAACGACGCCCAGATAGTTGCCGTCGTCCTCAGGAGCGGTTCCCTCCCGGTGAAACTTTCAATTGAGAGAATTGACTACGTATCGCCAAGGCTCGGTGAGGGCTTTAAGAGGCAAGTCCTAGTGGCAGGCGTTGCGGCCCTTCTCGTTGTCGGCCTGATAGTTTACCTCCACTACCGCAGGCTTAGGATAGCCCTCCCCGTTATGTTCACCAGCTTTAGCGAAGTTCTAATAATCCTGGGAGTCGCCGCCCTAATCCGTTGGAATCTCGACCTCCCCAGCATAGCGGGAATAATAGCGGCCATAGGAACGGGTGTCGACCAACAGATAGTCATAACGGACGAGCTCCTCGGTGGAGAGGAGAGAAAGAGGATAGTGAAGAGGAGTGGTGTCCTGAAGAGGATGGGAAGGGCCTTCTTCATAATCTTAGCCTCGGCAACGACCACCATTGTGGCAATGAGCTTCCTCTTCAAGTTCTTCGTTGGAGGACTCAGAGGCTTCGCCTTCACGACGATACTCGGCGTCCTCATAGGTATTCTAATAACGAGGCCGGCCTACGGCGAGATGGCTAAAGTTCTCATAGGAGAGAGGAGGTGA